One segment of Streptomyces sp. YIM 121038 DNA contains the following:
- the tig gene encoding trigger factor, with translation MKSAVETLNPTRVRLTVEVPFEELKDSLDAAYKKINQQVTVKGFRKGKIPARVIDQRFGRGAVLEEAVNDALPKFYTEAVNEAELNVLGQPEVDITELKDNETLSFTAEVDVRPTIEIPDYSGIEVEVDAVEVSDEDVDKAVEDLRGRFASTAPVERAAEDGDVVTIDLEAKVDGEVLEDGVASGVSYTIGSGELLEGIDDAVKGLEADGEATFTSELKGGSAAGKEAEVTVKVTQVAKRELPELDDDFAQLASEFDTLDELKGDSRKRLETARQFDQATQAQERVLDKLLELVEVPVPEKLLEDEIRTRKHNLEHHQLGQMGLDLGKYLEIQGKTEEEFDAETREQAVKGIKTQFILDELVNKEKLNVNQEELTEHLMRRAQSSGMSPDQFAQAVVEGGQVPMLVGEVARGKALAVVVEAATVKDTNGEVVDLDDEDEADSAEGEAAEAAAEADKDGEEKAEA, from the coding sequence GTGAAGAGCGCCGTGGAGACCCTGAACCCGACCCGGGTTCGGCTCACTGTCGAGGTGCCCTTCGAGGAGCTCAAGGACAGCCTCGACGCGGCGTACAAGAAGATCAACCAGCAGGTCACGGTGAAGGGCTTCCGTAAGGGCAAGATCCCCGCCCGGGTCATCGACCAGCGGTTCGGCCGCGGTGCTGTGCTGGAGGAGGCCGTCAACGACGCCCTCCCGAAGTTCTACACGGAGGCGGTCAACGAGGCCGAGCTCAACGTCCTCGGCCAGCCCGAGGTCGACATCACCGAGCTCAAGGACAACGAGACCCTCAGCTTCACCGCCGAGGTCGACGTCCGCCCGACCATCGAGATCCCGGACTACTCCGGCATCGAGGTCGAGGTCGACGCGGTCGAGGTCAGCGACGAGGACGTCGACAAGGCCGTCGAGGACCTGCGGGGCCGCTTCGCGTCCACCGCGCCGGTCGAGCGCGCCGCCGAGGACGGCGACGTCGTGACGATCGACCTGGAGGCCAAGGTCGACGGCGAGGTCCTGGAGGACGGCGTCGCCAGCGGCGTCTCGTACACCATCGGCTCCGGCGAGCTCCTCGAGGGCATCGACGACGCCGTGAAGGGCCTGGAGGCCGACGGCGAGGCCACCTTCACCTCCGAGCTGAAGGGCGGCTCCGCGGCGGGCAAGGAGGCCGAGGTCACCGTCAAGGTCACCCAGGTCGCCAAGCGCGAACTGCCGGAGCTGGACGACGACTTCGCGCAGCTGGCGTCCGAGTTCGACACCCTGGACGAGCTGAAGGGCGACAGCCGCAAGCGCCTGGAGACGGCCCGCCAGTTCGACCAGGCCACCCAGGCCCAGGAGCGCGTCCTGGACAAGCTCCTGGAGCTCGTCGAGGTGCCGGTCCCCGAGAAGCTCCTCGAGGACGAGATCCGCACCCGCAAGCACAACCTGGAGCACCACCAGCTCGGCCAGATGGGCCTCGACCTCGGCAAGTACCTGGAGATCCAGGGCAAGACCGAGGAGGAGTTCGACGCCGAGACCCGCGAGCAGGCGGTCAAGGGCATCAAGACCCAGTTCATCCTCGACGAGCTGGTCAACAAGGAGAAGCTGAACGTGAACCAGGAGGAGCTCACCGAGCACCTCATGCGTCGCGCCCAGTCCTCCGGCATGAGCCCCGACCAGTTCGCCCAGGCTGTCGTCGAGGGCGGCCAGGTCCCGATGCTCGTCGGCGAGGTCGCCCGCGGCAAGGCGCTCGCGGTGGTCGTCGAGGCCGCCACGGTCAAGGACACCAACGGCGAGGTCGTGGACCTCGACGACGAGGACGAGGCCGACTCCGCCGAGGGCGAGGCCGCCGAGGCCGCCGCCGAGGCGGACAAGGACGGTGAGGAGAAGGCCGAGGCCTGA